CCGGGCACGACCTCGGTGGCGCGGTAGGTCTCCGGGCCCAGCGTGGCGGCGTCCGGGTCGGCCAGGTAGAGGATCGGGGTGCGACCCCAGAGGTACACGAGGAGATCCAGCCTGCCGTCCTCGTCGAAGTCGCCGGGGACGCATCCCATCGGCGCCATCACGTCGTTCATCGGCAGGTCGCCGGGGTCCAGGACGAAGGGCTCATAGCGGTCCGAGCGTTCGTCGGGGACCGGTGTCACGATCACCTCGTCGGAGCGGGGATCGGTCAGGCACAGGTCGTTGGCCAACCCGTCGCCGTCGAGATCGTTCATGGCGATCGACGCGCCGACCGACGAGATCCAGGCGTCGATGTGGCTGTAGTCCTGATTGACCCGGCGGATGGTCTGCTGCGGCAGCCCGCCGGGCAGCGCGATCGAGCGAGGCTCGAATCCGTAGTCGGCGGCCAGCCGCTCGATCTCGGCGGCCGACGAGGTGGGCAGCCGGACGACGACGAACGTCGCCGCGATCAGTGCCAGCGCGAGCACTCCGGCCAGCTGCCTGCGCATCATCTTGACGATGGACGACATGTGTTCACGACCTCCCCAGCGAGACGAACTCCTCGGCGATGCGCCGCCGCCACGTCTCGAAGGCGGGCACCGCCTCGGACGTGGACGGCGCGGGTCGGGCCGCCCGTGAGACATCGGCGGCGCCGTCGGGGTCCGCGGCACAGAACACCCGCGTGGCGACCCCCGTGTGCTCGACCACCAGCCCGGCCCGCACCCTGGCCTCCGCCGCGAACGCCGCGCCCTGCGCCACCTGCGGCCGGTGCTGCCCCGCCCGCTCGGCGAACAGCCGCAGCTCGGCCTCGTCCACGCCCCCGAGGTAGGTGGCGGCCAGCCCCGCTCCGCTGAAGAGATCCGCTCGGCGCGCCGCGGGGAAGGCGTCGATCAGGTCGGCGACGCGGGCGGCGTCGGTACCGCCGACGAACCACAGGGCACGGCCGATGCCCTGGTCGATGGCGTTGTCGGCGTAGGGATGCGGCGCGTTCGACGGCCACGGAAAACGCGGTTCGCGGAACTGCTCGTGGACGTACCGCCGCGTATGAAAGTAGGCCTGGTGGAACCCGTAGCCGTCGAGGACCAGCCAGCGCAGCAGCGG
This genomic stretch from Actinoalloteichus hoggarensis harbors:
- a CDS encoding DUF1702 family protein, which codes for MSETELATRGFHDKSPAARELIETVGRMFLTGYAHAMESRSAAEAEARLETLPTFFRGFAYEGAAMGYAVLDGLPWGGGNVERFLAGRGGEHVYMAYIGVGWAMARVPRFRWPRMLPPDPLLRWLVLDGYGFHQAYFHTRRYVHEQFREPRFPWPSNAPHPYADNAIDQGIGRALWFVGGTDAARVADLIDAFPAARRADLFSGAGLAATYLGGVDEAELRLFAERAGQHRPQVAQGAAFAAEARVRAGLVVEHTGVATRVFCAADPDGAADVSRAARPAPSTSEAVPAFETWRRRIAEEFVSLGRS